Proteins encoded in a region of the Loxodonta africana isolate mLoxAfr1 chromosome 22, mLoxAfr1.hap2, whole genome shotgun sequence genome:
- the POMGNT2 gene encoding protein O-linked-mannose beta-1,4-N-acetylglucosaminyltransferase 2: MHLSAVLNALLVSVLAAVLWKHVRLREHASTLEEELALSRQAPEPAAVLRIDYPKALQSLMEGGTHMVCTGRTHTDRICRFKWLCYSNEAEEFLFFHGNTSVMLPNLGSRRFQPALLDLSTVEDHNTQYFNFVELPAAALRFMPKPVFVPDVALIANRFNPDNLMHVFHDDLLPLFYTLRQFPGLAHEARLFFMEGWGEGAHFDLYKLLSPKQPLLRAQLKTLGRLLCFSHAFVGLSKITTWYQYGFVQPQGPKANILVSGSEIRQFAQFMTEKLNVSNTGAPLGEEYILVFSRTQNRLILNEAELLLALAQEFQMKTVTVSLEDHDFADVVRLVSNASMLVSMHGAQLITALFLPRGATVVELFPYAVNPDHYTPYKTLATLPGMDLQYVAWRNTVPENTVTHPERPWDQGGITHLDRAEQARILQSREVPRHLCCRNPEWLFRIYQDTKVDILSLIQTIRRVVKGRPGPRKQKWTVGLYPGKVREARCQASVQGASEAHLTVSWQIPWNLKYLKVREVKYEVWLQEQGENTYVPYILALQNHTFTDNIKPFTTYLVWVRCIFNKILLGPFADVLVCST; this comes from the coding sequence ATGCACCTCTCGGCGGTGCTCAATGCCCTCCTGGTGTCAGTGCTGGCGGCAGTCCTGTGGAAGCACGTGCGGCTGCGTGAGCATGCATCCACTCTGGAGGAGGAGCTGGCCCTCAGCCGACAGGCCCCTGAGCCAGCTGCAGTGCTGAGGATCGACTACCCGAAGGCACTGCAGAGCCTGATGGAGGGCGGCACGCACATGGTGTGCACAGGCCGCACGCACACTGACCGCATCTGCCGCTTCAAGTGGCTCTGCTATTCCAACGAGGCCGAGGAGTTCCTCTTCTTCCACGGCAACACCTCTGTGATGCTGCCCAACCTGGGCTCCCGGCGCTTCCAGCCTGCCCTGCTCGACCTGTCCACTGTGGAGGACCACAACACCCAGTATTTCAACTTCGTGGAGCTGCCGGCCGCCGCCCTGCGCTTCATGCCTAAGCCGGTGTTCGTGCCTGACGTGGCACTCATCGCCAACCGCTTCAACCCTGACAACCTCATGCATGTCTTCCATGACGACCTGCTACCTCTCTTCTACACCCTGCGGCAGTTCCCCGGCCTGGCTCATGAGGCCCGGCTCTTCTTCATGGAGGGCTGGGGCGAGGGGGCTCACTTCGACCTCTACAAGCTTCTCAGCCCCAAGCAGCCACTCCTGCGAGCACAGCTAAAGACCCTCGGCCGGCTGCTGTGCTTCTCCCATGCTTTTGTGGGCCTCTCCAAGATTACCACCTGGTACCAGTATGGCTTTGTTCAGCCCCAGGGCCCGAAAGCCAACATCCTTGTCTCTGGCAGTGAGATCCGGCAGTTTGCACAGTTCATGACAGAGAAGCTGAATGTGAGCAACACAGGGGCCCCCCTTGGCGAGGAGTACATTCTGGTCTTCAGCCGCACCCAGAATAGGCTCATCCTGAATGAGGCAGAGCTGCTGCTGGCTCTGGCCCAGGAGTTCCAGATGAAGACAGTGACAGTGTCCCTGGAGGACCATGACTTTGCAGATGTTGTTCGGCTGGTCAGCAATGCCTCCATGCTGGTCAGCATGCATGGGGCCCAGCTGATCACCGCCCTCTTCTTGCCCCGGGGGGCGACCGTGGTTGAGCTCTTTCCATATGCCGTCAATCCTGACCACTATACTCCCTATAAGACTTTGGCCACGCTACCCGGCATGGACCTCCAGTACGTAGCCTGGCGGAACACGGTGCCAGAGAACACAGTCACGCACCCTGAGCGGCCCTGGGACCAGGGGGGCATCACCCACCTGGACCGGGCGGAGCAGGCTCGTATCCTACAAAGCCGTGAGGTCCCGCGGCATCTCTGTTGCCGAAACCCTGAGTGGCTCTTCAGAATCTACCAGGACACCAAGGTGGATATCTTGTCCCTCATCCAAACCATTCGGCGTGTGGTGAAGGGCCGGCCTGGGCCACGGAAGCAGAAATGGACAGTTGGCCTATACCCGGGCAAGGTGCGGGAGGCACGGTGCCAGGCATCAGTGCAGGGTGCCTCTGAGGCCCACCTTACCGTCTCCTGGCAGATCCCCTGGAACCTCAAGTACCTGAAGGTGAGGGAGGTAAAGTACGAGGTGTGGCTCCAGGAGCAGGGAGAGAACACCTACGTGCCTTACATCCTGGCCCTTCAGAACCACACCTTCACTGACAACATCAAGCCCTTCACTACCTACCTGGTGTGGGTCCGCTGCATCTTCAACAAGATCCTCCTGGGACCCTTTGCAGATGTGCTGGTTTGCAGCACGTAG